From one Triticum urartu cultivar G1812 chromosome 3, Tu2.1, whole genome shotgun sequence genomic stretch:
- the LOC125548313 gene encoding uncharacterized protein LOC125548313 isoform X2 codes for MDAAIRAPQADTVQGPNDLAVLASSAVLVSATPEHRRSPCLCPSFSSSHSLASVSPSNFSLMPREPPPASLDFAALASDPSIFSVPRLSASCRPRCHWTAPLQVATLPLAPDLCSSRACFDTAAAAAFCCRRSPRQGLASGQNHLPSTPLAWIQPSPKPSAADDLHLPASHLVPRHLLVSLLHEQDDGRLIDPDAPVDREVDWATTMSRLQGPAPSSTLPSPWAARSAGLFH; via the coding sequence ATGGATGCTGCCATCCGAGCTCCTCAAGCCGACACCGTCCAGGGTCCCAACGACCTCGCCGTCCTGGCCTCCTCCGCCGTGCTGGTGAGCGCGACGCCGGAGCATCGCAGGTCGCCGTGCCTCTGCCcatccttctcctcctctcattCCCTCGCGTCTGTCTCTCCCTCTAATTTCTCTCTTATGCCCAGGGAGCCACCACCCGCGTCGCTGGATTTCGCTGCCTTAGCCTCGGATCCGTCCATCTTCTCCGTTCCTCGCCTCTCCGCCTCCTGCCGTCCCCGTTGCCATTGGACCGCGCCGCTGCAGGTAGCCACCTTGCCGCTCGCGCCGGACCTTTGCTCCTCGCGAGCCTGTTTTGACACAGCCGCTGCTGCCGCCTTCTGCTGCAGGAGGTCGCCCCGTCAGGGCCTTGCCTCCGGCCAGAACCACCTGCCCTCGACGCCTCTTGCTTGGATCCAGCCGTCCCCGAAGCCAAGTGCCGCCGATGACCTCCATCTCCCTGCATCGCACCTAGTCCCGCGCCACCTCCTTGTTTCGCTCTTGCACGAGCAAGACGACGGGCGCCTGATCGATCCGGATGCACCGGTTGACCGCGAGGTTGACTGGGCCACGACCATGTCGCGGCTGCAAGGCCCAGCGCCCTCCTCTACTTTGCCATCGCCGTGGGCCGCCAGATCCGCCGGCCTGTTCCACTGA
- the LOC125548313 gene encoding uncharacterized protein LOC125548313 isoform X1 — protein sequence MDAAIRAPQADTVQGPNDLAVLASSAVLVSATPEHRRSPCLCPSFSSSHSLASVSPSNFSLMPREPPPASLDFAALASDPSIFSVPRLSASCRPRCHWTAPLQLQVPMIPVAGDTTELKEELDEERVRCDVPFQLISRGAQLGRSGI from the exons ATGGATGCTGCCATCCGAGCTCCTCAAGCCGACACCGTCCAGGGTCCCAACGACCTCGCCGTCCTGGCCTCCTCCGCCGTGCTGGTGAGCGCGACGCCGGAGCATCGCAGGTCGCCGTGCCTCTGCCcatccttctcctcctctcattCCCTCGCGTCTGTCTCTCCCTCTAATTTCTCTCTTATGCCCAGGGAGCCACCACCCGCGTCGCTGGATTTCGCTGCCTTAGCCTCGGATCCGTCCATCTTCTCCGTTCCTCGCCTCTCCGCCTCCTGCCGTCCCCGTTGCCATTGGACCGCGCCGCTGCAG ttgcaggtgccgatgataccagttgcaggtgacacaaccgagctcaaggaggagctcgatgaagaacGTGTTCGTTGTGATGTTCCGTTTCAGTTGATCAgcagaggagcccagttggggcgatcggggatctag